A part of Vibrio sp. B1FLJ16 genomic DNA contains:
- a CDS encoding inner membrane protein YpjD: MDSVIAIAAAILYVLAIATIIPGLSHQSVIKANTVFASAACALVFHAWLLSDLILDGSGQNLSILNVASLISFIISLVMSVAMLKNRLWFLLPVVYSFATINLTAATFLPSTFIKHLETDPKLLIHISLALFSYATLTIGALYALQLAWLDSKLKAKKALAINPNLPPLLMVERQLFKIILIGNLLLTATLITGYVFVHDMFAQGKAHKAILSFIAWVVYSILLWGHYKQGWRGRKVTWFAVAGATLLTLAYFGSRFVREIILS; this comes from the coding sequence ATGGATAGCGTAATTGCCATCGCGGCCGCCATTCTTTACGTTCTGGCGATTGCGACCATCATACCTGGGCTTTCACACCAGTCAGTTATTAAGGCAAATACTGTATTTGCCAGCGCTGCCTGCGCGCTTGTGTTTCACGCCTGGCTGTTGAGTGATTTGATTCTCGATGGTTCTGGTCAGAATCTCAGTATTCTTAACGTTGCTTCTCTAATTAGCTTTATTATCTCTCTGGTAATGAGTGTCGCAATGTTAAAAAACCGGCTATGGTTCTTACTGCCTGTCGTTTACAGCTTTGCTACCATAAACTTGACCGCTGCAACATTTCTTCCAAGCACATTCATCAAACATCTGGAAACCGATCCAAAGCTACTTATTCATATTTCCTTAGCGCTGTTTTCCTACGCCACATTAACTATTGGGGCTCTTTACGCACTACAGCTTGCCTGGCTCGATAGCAAACTGAAAGCCAAAAAGGCGTTAGCGATAAATCCTAATTTGCCCCCCTTGCTAATGGTCGAGCGCCAATTATTTAAAATCATTTTAATTGGTAACTTACTGCTAACTGCTACGCTAATTACAGGCTATGTATTTGTTCACGATATGTTTGCACAGGGAAAAGCACACAAGGCAATTCTTTCTTTTATCGCCTGGGTAGTTTATTCGATATTGCTCTGGGGACATTACAAACAGGGTTGGCGCGGAAGAAAAGTAACGTGGTTTGCAGTTGCAGGGGCAACTTTGTTGACACTGGCGTATTTTGGTAGCCGCTTTGTCAGAGAGATCATTTTAAGCTAA
- a CDS encoding CNNM domain-containing protein produces MDDISTGILFALLACLIVISGYFSGSETGMMSLNRYRLKHLAKNGHKGAKRVEKLLDRPDRLIGLILIGNNLVNILASAIATIIGMRLYGDMGVAIATGALTMVVLVFAEVTPKTIAALYPERVSYASSILLSILMKVLSPLVLLVNFITNGFIRLLGVKADHTVEDHLSSEELRTVVNEAGGLIPRRHQDMLVSILDLEHVTVNDIMVPRNEITGIDINDDWKSIVRQLTHSPHGRIVFYRDQIDEVVGMLRLREAYRLMLEKNEFNKETLLRAADEVYYIPEGTPLNVQMLKFQRNKQRIGLIVDEYGDIIGLITLEDILEEIIGEFTTSISPSLSDEISPQGDGSFLIEGSTNIRDINKGLKWHLPTDGPRTLNGLILEHLEHIPESHLSVHVSGHPMEIVEIEENRIKLVRVFPKKKKSSN; encoded by the coding sequence TTGGACGACATATCTACGGGTATCTTATTTGCGCTACTCGCGTGTCTTATCGTCATATCAGGTTACTTTTCCGGTTCAGAAACAGGGATGATGTCGCTGAACCGTTATCGCTTAAAGCACTTAGCCAAAAATGGCCACAAAGGTGCCAAGCGTGTTGAAAAACTATTGGATCGTCCAGATCGTCTGATTGGTCTTATTCTTATCGGCAACAACCTCGTGAATATTCTCGCTTCTGCGATCGCGACCATTATCGGTATGCGCTTGTATGGGGATATGGGGGTTGCGATTGCAACCGGTGCTCTGACTATGGTTGTACTGGTATTTGCCGAGGTCACACCAAAAACTATCGCTGCTCTATACCCAGAGCGCGTATCTTATGCCAGCAGCATCTTGTTATCTATTCTGATGAAGGTGCTTTCTCCGCTGGTACTGTTAGTTAACTTCATTACCAATGGCTTTATTCGCTTGCTTGGCGTTAAAGCGGATCACACTGTAGAAGATCACCTTAGTTCAGAAGAACTGCGTACAGTAGTTAACGAAGCAGGTGGTCTTATCCCTCGCCGTCACCAGGATATGCTGGTCTCCATTCTGGATCTGGAGCATGTCACCGTAAACGACATTATGGTGCCACGTAACGAAATTACCGGTATCGACATCAATGACGACTGGAAATCCATTGTTCGCCAATTGACGCACTCTCCACACGGACGCATCGTCTTTTACCGGGATCAGATCGATGAAGTTGTCGGCATGCTCCGTTTGCGCGAGGCATACCGCCTAATGCTCGAGAAGAATGAATTCAATAAAGAGACGCTGCTACGTGCTGCCGATGAAGTGTATTACATTCCGGAAGGCACACCGCTCAACGTACAGATGTTGAAATTCCAACGTAACAAGCAGCGTATTGGCCTTATTGTTGACGAATATGGCGATATTATTGGCTTAATAACATTAGAAGACATTCTGGAAGAGATCATCGGTGAATTTACGACGTCAATCTCGCCAAGCTTATCCGATGAAATCAGCCCGCAAGGCGATGGCAGCTTCTTGATTGAAGGCAGCACAAACATTCGTGATATCAACAAAGGTCTAAAATGGCATCTGCCAACTGACGGCCCCAGAACGCTTAACGGGTTAATCCTAGAACATTTAGAACATATTCCCGAGAGTCACCTTAGCGTGCACGTATCCGGACACCCGATGGAGATCGTCGAGATTGAGGAAAACCGAATTAAATTAGTTCGTGTTTTTCCAAAAAAGAAAAAGAGCAGTAACTAA
- a CDS encoding pitrilysin family protein, translating into MRMFWVGACSLIVITGCASQAPVSSLPDGVTFVESSKAEEGKVKIPYQKYKLDNGLTVILAPEDSDPLVHVDVTYHVGSAREEIGKSGFAHFFEHMMFQGSENVGDQEHFKIITEAGGTLNGTTNRDRTNYFETVPANQLEKMLWLESDRMGFLLDAVSQHKFEIQRSTVKNERAQRYDNRPYGLVWERISEALYPEGHPYSWQTIGYVEDLDRVDVNDLKAFFLRWYGPNNATLTIGGDLDVEQTLNWINKYFGSIPRGPEVENAPKQPAKLSESKFITLEDRIQQPMVMIAWPTTYSGEESQASLDTLAEVLGGGTNSMLYQDLVKTQKAVDAGSFHSCSELACAFYVYAMGDSGSKGDLSKLYDEVMQSLTQFSEQGVTNERLEQLTGKAEADAIFALESVQGKVTQLASNETFFGQPDLIEKQLEQIRAVTPDSVDKVYQDFIQGKSKVTLSVVPTGKTNLAVKSATFVTPERTLPEYKKITDDQLAYRVATDDFDRSVQPPVGEPVKATMPDLYEVQFDNGSELLGTVSSETPTVMMQFSLPAGTRYVEKGKEGLAQLTASMLQEGTTKRSMEEIHAELDKLGSSISVGASGYTTNISVSALEKNLEPTLKIVEEMLLSPAFKQEDFDRVKEQALEGLVYEHQSPSWMASQASRQVLYGDSAFARPKDGTMSGMKALTLNDVRDFYASHYTPHGAQIAVVGDVSKQDIENKLAFWANWQDEAAPKYVPQTIPELGKQKIHLVDKPGAPQSVVMMVRQGIPYDATGEFFLGQLSNFNLSGNFNSRINQNLREDKGYTYGAYGYFSGSPETGSVVFTAQVRADSTVASIIEIENELNEFSQSGMTDDELTFMRQAVGQKDALKYETPTQKAALISNIFEYNLDKDYLQQRNAIVEKVDKQTLNSLAQKWFDPSDYQIVVVGDAKSLRPELEKLGKDVEELEIIR; encoded by the coding sequence ATGAGAATGTTTTGGGTTGGCGCGTGCTCACTTATTGTGATCACGGGCTGTGCATCACAAGCCCCGGTTTCATCGCTGCCTGACGGGGTCACTTTCGTTGAATCATCAAAAGCAGAAGAAGGCAAAGTTAAAATCCCATACCAGAAATATAAACTTGATAATGGGCTGACCGTCATTCTGGCGCCAGAAGACTCCGACCCGCTGGTTCATGTGGATGTGACTTACCATGTTGGCTCTGCTCGTGAAGAAATCGGTAAGTCTGGATTCGCGCACTTCTTTGAGCACATGATGTTCCAGGGCTCTGAGAACGTAGGTGATCAAGAGCATTTCAAAATCATTACTGAGGCTGGTGGTACGTTAAATGGCACGACCAACCGAGACCGTACGAATTACTTTGAAACCGTACCTGCTAATCAACTAGAAAAAATGCTCTGGCTGGAGTCCGATCGCATGGGATTCCTGCTTGATGCGGTGTCGCAGCATAAGTTTGAGATTCAGCGCTCAACGGTTAAAAACGAACGTGCCCAACGTTATGATAATCGCCCTTATGGGCTGGTCTGGGAGCGTATATCTGAAGCGCTATATCCAGAAGGTCACCCTTATTCATGGCAAACCATTGGGTATGTGGAAGACTTAGATCGCGTTGATGTGAACGATCTTAAAGCTTTCTTCCTACGCTGGTACGGACCGAATAACGCGACCCTGACTATAGGTGGTGATCTTGATGTTGAGCAGACTCTGAACTGGATCAATAAGTACTTCGGCTCAATCCCGCGTGGCCCCGAAGTAGAAAACGCACCAAAGCAGCCTGCTAAACTGAGCGAAAGTAAATTCATTACTTTAGAAGACCGAATTCAGCAGCCAATGGTGATGATCGCATGGCCAACCACTTACAGTGGCGAAGAGAGCCAGGCGTCACTTGATACCTTAGCTGAAGTTCTTGGTGGTGGCACTAATAGCATGTTGTACCAAGATCTTGTCAAAACCCAGAAGGCTGTGGATGCAGGCTCATTCCATAGTTGTTCTGAGCTGGCTTGTGCTTTCTATGTTTATGCGATGGGAGATTCTGGTAGTAAGGGTGACCTCTCTAAGCTTTATGATGAAGTCATGCAGTCTTTGACTCAGTTTTCCGAACAGGGTGTAACAAACGAGCGTCTTGAGCAGCTAACAGGTAAAGCTGAAGCAGATGCGATTTTTGCTCTGGAAAGTGTTCAGGGTAAAGTGACACAGCTAGCATCTAATGAGACCTTCTTTGGCCAGCCGGACTTGATTGAGAAACAGCTGGAGCAAATTCGTGCGGTAACGCCAGACTCAGTCGATAAAGTCTATCAAGACTTTATTCAGGGTAAATCTAAGGTAACCTTAAGCGTTGTACCAACCGGAAAAACAAATCTGGCGGTCAAGTCTGCGACGTTCGTGACACCAGAACGCACGTTGCCAGAATATAAAAAGATTACTGATGATCAACTTGCTTATCGTGTTGCCACTGACGACTTTGATCGTTCCGTACAGCCACCTGTTGGTGAGCCGGTAAAAGCAACGATGCCTGATTTGTATGAAGTTCAGTTTGACAATGGTTCTGAACTTTTAGGCACTGTGAGCAGTGAAACGCCAACCGTTATGATGCAATTCAGTCTGCCTGCTGGTACACGCTATGTTGAGAAAGGTAAAGAAGGATTGGCGCAATTAACTGCCTCAATGCTTCAGGAAGGCACAACCAAGCGCAGTATGGAAGAAATCCATGCTGAGCTGGATAAGCTAGGAAGCTCGATATCTGTCGGTGCGTCTGGTTACACGACAAACATCAGTGTTTCAGCCCTAGAGAAAAACTTAGAGCCAACCCTGAAGATCGTTGAAGAAATGTTGTTATCACCAGCGTTCAAGCAAGAAGATTTTGACCGCGTCAAAGAACAGGCTCTGGAAGGGTTGGTGTATGAGCATCAAAGCCCGAGCTGGATGGCTTCACAAGCTAGCCGCCAGGTACTTTACGGAGATTCGGCATTCGCTCGTCCTAAAGACGGTACTATGTCCGGAATGAAAGCACTTACCTTAAATGACGTTCGTGACTTCTACGCGTCACACTACACGCCGCATGGCGCTCAGATCGCGGTTGTAGGCGATGTTAGTAAGCAGGATATCGAGAATAAACTGGCATTCTGGGCGAACTGGCAGGATGAAGCGGCTCCGAAGTATGTACCGCAAACTATCCCCGAGTTAGGTAAACAAAAAATTCATCTTGTTGATAAGCCGGGTGCACCACAAAGTGTTGTTATGATGGTTCGTCAGGGGATACCATACGATGCGACTGGGGAGTTTTTCCTTGGCCAGCTGTCGAACTTTAACTTATCAGGTAACTTCAACAGCCGTATTAACCAAAACCTGCGTGAAGACAAAGGTTACACATATGGTGCCTATGGTTACTTTTCCGGTAGCCCTGAGACGGGCTCAGTGGTATTTACTGCCCAGGTACGTGCGGATTCAACGGTTGCTTCTATCATAGAGATAGAAAATGAACTGAATGAGTTCTCTCAATCTGGTATGACTGATGATGAACTGACTTTTATGCGTCAGGCTGTCGGACAAAAAGATGCACTGAAGTATGAGACTCCGACCCAAAAGGCGGCGCTCATCAGTAATATTTTTGAATACAACCTGGATAAAGACTATCTTCAACAGCGAAATGCTATTGTCGAAAAAGTGGATAAGCAAACACTAAACTCTCTGGCACAAAAATGGTTTGATCCAAGTGACTATCAAATCGTCGTTGTCGGGGATGCGAAATCACTTCGTCCTGAGCTAGAAAAGTTAGGGAAAGACGTAGAAGAGCTTGAAATCATTCGATAG
- a CDS encoding sodium ion-translocating decarboxylase subunit beta has protein sequence MDGLMTLWSETGIANFEFGQICMMLVGCTLLFLAIRKGFEPLLLLPIGFGAILANIPNAGFTEPGGLLYYVYYIGIETGVFPLLIFMGVGAMTDFGALIANPKTLWLGAAAQFGIFATLFGAILLNYVPGMEFSMADASSIAIIGGADGPTAIFLASKLSPDLLGAIAVAAYSYMALVPIIQPPIMKALTTKEERQVKMAQLRHVGKWEKVIFPLAVLLMTILFLPSATPLVGMFCLGNLMREAGVVDRLSKTAQNELINMVTIFLGLGVGSKLQADKFLNLETLGILALGAVAFSIGTAAGVLMAKLLNKFSKEDINPLIGAAGVSAVPMAARVVNKVGLDANPQNFLLMHAMGPNVAGVLGSAVAAGILLALVG, from the coding sequence ATGGACGGATTGATGACCCTGTGGTCAGAGACAGGGATCGCTAACTTTGAGTTTGGCCAAATTTGTATGATGCTGGTCGGTTGTACTCTGCTGTTCTTAGCGATCAGAAAGGGCTTTGAACCCTTGCTTCTACTTCCTATCGGGTTTGGCGCTATTTTGGCTAACATTCCCAACGCTGGCTTCACTGAGCCGGGTGGTTTGTTGTACTACGTGTATTACATCGGGATCGAGACGGGCGTTTTCCCGCTATTGATCTTTATGGGCGTTGGTGCGATGACGGACTTCGGAGCTCTGATTGCGAATCCAAAAACGCTTTGGTTAGGTGCCGCTGCGCAATTTGGTATTTTTGCAACGCTGTTTGGCGCGATTTTACTGAACTATGTACCGGGCATGGAATTTAGCATGGCCGATGCATCGTCAATCGCGATTATCGGTGGCGCTGATGGTCCGACAGCTATTTTCCTGGCAAGTAAACTGTCTCCGGATCTGCTTGGTGCTATTGCAGTAGCTGCGTACAGTTATATGGCGCTGGTACCGATTATCCAACCACCAATCATGAAGGCTTTGACGACGAAAGAAGAGCGTCAGGTAAAAATGGCTCAACTGCGCCATGTGGGTAAATGGGAAAAGGTTATTTTCCCGCTCGCTGTACTCCTGATGACCATTCTGTTCTTACCTTCAGCGACGCCATTAGTCGGGATGTTCTGTCTTGGTAACTTGATGCGTGAAGCGGGTGTTGTGGATCGTCTGTCGAAAACAGCACAGAACGAGCTTATCAATATGGTTACGATCTTCCTCGGTCTAGGTGTTGGTTCTAAGCTACAGGCTGATAAGTTCTTGAACTTAGAAACGCTGGGTATCTTAGCTCTGGGTGCGGTAGCATTTAGTATTGGTACCGCAGCGGGGGTTCTGATGGCGAAGTTGCTGAACAAGTTCTCGAAAGAAGACATCAACCCGCTGATTGGTGCTGCTGGTGTATCTGCAGTGCCGATGGCAGCACGGGTAGTAAATAAGGTTGGCTTGGATGCAAACCCGCAAAACTTCTTGTTGATGCATGCTATGGGGCCAAATGTGGCTGGTGTTCTTGGTTCGGCAGTTGCTGCTGGTATCCTCCTTGCCTTGGTAGGGTAG
- a CDS encoding YqaA family protein: protein MLEAFNASFENLAHWFSDSALWVLFMTGFLSATLLPGGSEAGLIATLSLNQYSISSVILVATIGNTLGGLTNYWLGLWIPNKTQQDKHGHMALNWLSKYGYWALFFSWLPVVGDPLCLAAGWLRMKFLPCLILIFFGKAARYSLLAAIYLGLF from the coding sequence ATGCTAGAAGCATTCAATGCCAGTTTTGAAAACTTAGCACACTGGTTTTCTGATTCCGCATTGTGGGTGCTTTTCATGACTGGCTTTCTCAGTGCCACCTTGTTACCGGGTGGCTCTGAGGCAGGCTTGATTGCCACACTCTCTTTAAATCAATATTCCATCTCTTCCGTAATTCTCGTCGCCACAATAGGCAATACTTTAGGTGGTTTAACTAACTACTGGCTTGGATTATGGATTCCAAATAAAACCCAGCAAGACAAACATGGCCACATGGCGTTAAATTGGCTATCTAAATATGGTTACTGGGCTTTATTTTTCAGCTGGTTACCTGTTGTGGGTGATCCGTTGTGTTTAGCGGCAGGATGGTTAAGGATGAAATTTCTGCCATGTCTAATACTCATATTTTTTGGAAAGGCCGCTAGATATAGCCTTCTGGCCGCCATCTATCTCGGATTATTTTAA
- the gshA gene encoding glutamate--cysteine ligase has translation MTDFAARLEKVASNPEVFKQFGRGVERETLRYCQDGRLATSSHPEGLGSAFTNQWITTDFSESLLEFITPVSHDIPELMAQLKDIHHFTQTKMGDEKMWPLSMPCYVGSEDDINLAQYGSSNSARMKTLYREGLKRRYGSLMQIISGVHFNFSFPESFWDALYGEQDDKARQETKSDAYFALIRNYYRFGWMIPYFFGASPALCGSFIQGRKTNLPFENIGGTLYLPKSTSLRLSDLGYTNSAQSSLKIGFNSIDQYLEGLNDAIHRPSEEFAKIGVKVDGEHRQLNSNILQIENELYAPIRPKRVAKSGEKPSQALSRAGVEYIEVRSLDVNPFSSVGITQEQVRFLDLFLTWAALSDSDPMDNCELECWRDNWNKVIISGREKGLMLQIGCQGERLSLQDWAHRVFAELRQIAEAMDAAIGERAYQEVCDKLATWIDNPELTISGQLLELTKELGGLGKVGCSLGMKHREDNLNHSYQYYSQEVMEQEVADSVEKQKKAELSDTLGFDDFLKDYFAYLK, from the coding sequence TTGACTGATTTTGCTGCGCGACTGGAAAAAGTTGCATCAAACCCCGAAGTATTCAAGCAGTTTGGACGTGGTGTTGAGCGAGAAACTTTGCGCTATTGTCAGGATGGACGTCTTGCAACCTCGTCTCATCCAGAGGGGCTGGGGTCAGCGTTCACGAACCAGTGGATCACCACTGATTTCTCTGAGTCATTATTAGAATTCATTACTCCGGTTTCTCATGATATTCCAGAGCTTATGGCGCAACTGAAAGACATACATCATTTTACTCAGACGAAAATGGGTGATGAGAAGATGTGGCCTCTTTCTATGCCTTGCTACGTTGGCAGTGAAGATGATATCAACCTTGCTCAGTACGGCAGTTCTAATTCTGCGCGCATGAAAACGTTATACCGAGAAGGGCTAAAGCGCCGTTACGGCAGTTTGATGCAAATCATCTCGGGCGTGCATTTCAACTTCTCATTTCCTGAGTCATTTTGGGATGCGCTGTATGGCGAGCAAGATGATAAAGCTCGTCAGGAAACAAAGTCTGACGCTTATTTCGCTCTTATCCGCAATTACTACCGCTTTGGCTGGATGATCCCGTACTTCTTTGGAGCGTCTCCGGCATTATGTGGTTCTTTTATTCAAGGTCGTAAAACGAATTTACCGTTTGAGAATATAGGTGGAACACTATACCTGCCAAAATCGACATCGCTGAGACTGAGTGATCTTGGCTACACCAATAGTGCGCAAAGTTCGTTAAAGATCGGTTTCAATAGTATTGACCAGTACCTGGAAGGCTTGAATGACGCTATTCATCGACCATCTGAAGAGTTCGCTAAAATCGGTGTGAAAGTAGATGGCGAACATCGCCAGCTTAACTCGAATATCCTTCAAATTGAAAATGAGCTGTATGCACCTATTCGTCCGAAACGTGTGGCGAAAAGTGGCGAGAAACCATCACAAGCTTTAAGCCGTGCCGGCGTTGAGTATATTGAAGTCCGCTCTCTGGACGTGAACCCGTTCAGTTCTGTAGGGATTACACAAGAGCAGGTTCGCTTCCTTGATCTGTTCCTGACTTGGGCAGCTTTATCTGATTCTGACCCGATGGATAATTGTGAATTAGAATGTTGGCGTGATAACTGGAATAAAGTCATTATATCAGGCCGAGAAAAAGGTCTGATGCTTCAGATAGGCTGTCAGGGTGAACGCCTGTCTCTGCAAGACTGGGCACACCGAGTATTTGCAGAGCTTCGTCAAATTGCTGAAGCGATGGATGCAGCTATTGGGGAGCGTGCTTATCAGGAGGTTTGCGATAAACTGGCAACTTGGATAGATAACCCTGAGTTGACTATTTCCGGGCAGTTGCTGGAGCTAACCAAAGAGTTAGGGGGCTTAGGCAAAGTAGGTTGTTCGCTGGGAATGAAGCATCGTGAAGACAACCTCAACCACAGTTACCAATACTACTCGCAAGAGGTAATGGAACAGGAAGTTGCAGATTCAGTCGAAAAGCAGAAGAAAGCAGAGCTAAGTGATACATTGGGTTTTGACGACTTCCTGAAAGACTATTTTGCTTACTTAAAGTAA
- the luxS gene encoding S-ribosylhomocysteine lyase, producing the protein MPLLDSFTVDHTRMSAPAVRVAKTMQTPKGDTITVFDLRFTAPNKDILSEKGIHTLEHLYAGFMRNHLNGDSVEIIDISPMGCRTGFYMSLIGTPSEQQVADAWIASMEDVLKVESQNKIPELNEYQCGTAAMHSLDEAKQIAKNILDAGVSVNKNDELALPESMLKELRID; encoded by the coding sequence ATGCCTTTACTCGATAGTTTTACCGTGGACCACACACGTATGAGCGCACCAGCGGTGCGAGTTGCGAAAACCATGCAAACCCCAAAAGGGGACACGATTACAGTGTTTGATTTGCGCTTTACGGCACCAAATAAAGATATTCTGTCGGAGAAAGGTATTCATACATTAGAGCACCTGTATGCGGGCTTTATGCGTAATCACCTAAATGGCGATAGTGTAGAGATCATTGATATCTCTCCGATGGGATGTCGTACCGGTTTTTACATGAGTCTGATTGGTACGCCTTCAGAGCAGCAAGTCGCTGATGCCTGGATTGCTTCGATGGAAGATGTGCTGAAAGTAGAAAGCCAGAATAAAATTCCAGAGCTTAATGAATACCAGTGTGGTACGGCTGCGATGCACTCACTAGATGAAGCCAAGCAAATTGCGAAAAATATTCTTGATGCAGGTGTGTCAGTGAATAAAAACGATGAATTGGCTTTGCCAGAATCAATGCTGAAAGAGCTACGCATCGATTAA
- a CDS encoding NADP-dependent oxidoreductase, with amino-acid sequence MDHKQIVITEFGDVNVLAVQHAPTPTPKVGEVLVKVFFSGVNPIDVKTRAGLGWAAAQNKDKLPWVPGYDISGEVVSCGEQTSQFAVGDKVAGFIGFPVKGGGYSQYVCVPESELSHVPSNVTLDSAAVLPLAGQTAVQALSKANVTESDRVLILAGAGGVGHIAVQLAVASKAEVFTTCSERNVDFLSSFGVHAVNYQLGPVSERVEDIDVLIDLVGGDAALDALKCLKPSARVITVPTITAEMICDQAKQLGIEASGMLVEPAPEQLDSLMYMADVGLLKPEVQHIYPMNEVIAAHEQVESGRTRGKVLLDMTC; translated from the coding sequence ATGGATCATAAACAGATTGTCATCACTGAATTTGGCGACGTAAACGTACTTGCAGTTCAACATGCACCGACACCAACACCAAAAGTAGGAGAAGTCTTGGTTAAAGTCTTTTTCTCTGGTGTGAACCCTATCGATGTAAAGACGCGAGCCGGGCTTGGTTGGGCTGCTGCTCAGAATAAAGACAAGTTACCGTGGGTTCCGGGTTATGACATTTCCGGAGAGGTCGTCTCCTGTGGTGAGCAGACATCCCAATTTGCTGTCGGAGATAAAGTGGCTGGTTTTATTGGCTTCCCGGTAAAAGGTGGTGGTTACAGTCAGTATGTGTGCGTACCTGAATCAGAGCTAAGCCACGTTCCAAGTAATGTAACGTTAGATTCTGCAGCCGTACTTCCTCTCGCTGGCCAAACAGCAGTTCAGGCCTTGAGTAAAGCCAATGTCACCGAGAGTGATCGTGTGCTAATTCTTGCCGGGGCTGGTGGCGTAGGGCATATCGCAGTGCAACTGGCAGTAGCAAGCAAAGCGGAAGTCTTTACAACTTGCAGCGAACGAAATGTGGATTTTCTCTCGTCATTTGGCGTGCATGCAGTGAACTATCAGTTAGGGCCAGTGTCAGAACGTGTTGAAGATATAGATGTTTTGATTGATTTAGTAGGTGGCGATGCTGCGCTGGACGCTCTCAAATGTTTAAAACCTAGCGCACGAGTTATCACCGTGCCGACGATTACCGCCGAAATGATTTGTGATCAGGCGAAACAGTTAGGTATAGAAGCAAGTGGCATGTTAGTTGAGCCTGCACCGGAGCAGCTAGACTCTTTGATGTATATGGCTGATGTCGGATTACTAAAGCCAGAGGTGCAACACATCTACCCGATGAATGAAGTTATCGCAGCGCACGAACAAGTGGAATCTGGGCGAACCAGAGGCAAGGTATTGCTTGATATGACATGCTAG